A DNA window from Camelina sativa cultivar DH55 chromosome 17, Cs, whole genome shotgun sequence contains the following coding sequences:
- the LOC104756758 gene encoding UPF0725 protein At1g23960, protein METAEETAEEKYFRLQRAYWLQVAETEGFDLEHVVVPPSMIGRINGLIAYDCERYVDHYPHRMLVKHYANVGLHRYNMLKRTNFHLGSLKKFNMLQNFVSSYYMTLLAHDLRSCPSGKDFQVRVDERTYGSLDLTVSVARPKDELVTTKMPFIPHFHGGASASGIFIGDLPDWPSDDDLKDQNRFYLVKEADMQYNNWILMYLELVICAADRSINRYSRLSGLNIVEVVIETTDVLPPKRRLKAKCANVYISFTGISELHAPQQVFPSGVNLKRQAIVRRVMDDTGYFTLVGKLCGGEKKE, encoded by the exons ATGGAGACGGCGGAGGAGACGGCGGAGGAGAAGTATTTCCGTTTGCAGAGAGCTTACTGGCTTCAAGTGGCGGAAACCGAA GGTTTTGATTTAGAGCATGTTGTTGTACCGCCATCTATGATTGGAAGGATAAATGGACTGATAGCCTACGACTGTGAACGTTATGTTGACCATTATCCTCACCGTATGTTGGTCAAGCATTATGCTAATGTGGGGCTTCATCGTTACAATATGTTGAAG AGAACTAACTTCCATCTCGGGTCCCTAAAGAAATTCAACATGTTACAGAACTTTGTGTCCTCTTACTACATGACTCTGCTTGCACACGATCTACGTTCTTGCCCATCGGGTAAAGATTTTCAAGTTCGAGTCGATGAACGCACCTACGGGAGTTTGGATTTGACAGTCTCCGTTGCTAGACCTAAAGACGAATTAG TGACCACCAAGATGCCCTTTATACCTCACTTTCACGGTGGCGCATCCGCTTCTGGTATCTTCATAGGTGATTTGCCTGATTGGCCCTCGGATGATGATTTAAAAGACCAAAACCGATTTTACTTG GTCAAGGAAGCAGACATGCAATATAATAATTGGATCTTGATGTATTTGGAACTTGTAATTTGTGCAGCTGATAGGTCCATCAATCGT TATAGCCGTCTGTCCGGGTTGAATATTGTGGAAGTAGTGATAGAAACTACAGATGTGCTGCCGCCGAAGAGGAGGCTCAAGGCCAAATGTGCAAATGTCTACATATCATTTACGGGCATATCTGAGCTTCATGCCCCTCAACAAGTTTTTCCAAGTGGTGTGAATCTTAAACGACAAGCTATCGTCAGAAGGGTCATGGACGATACAGGATATTTTACTCTTGTTGGTAAGCTTTGTGGTGGTgagaaaaaagaatga